From the genome of Drosophila melanogaster chromosome 2L, one region includes:
- the PAPLA1 gene encoding phosphatidic acid phospholipase A1, isoform A yields MSERSKGDVSARVNNNANQTRVVKNPLLSASVTGLSFDDFPNKPQLLPAAPPVVHATPPAAPVLIAGILNREPKSLVTVGQPSSIDDSEALDEINLNTSSEDSVGAGGSSPYLGAGDQNANPLLEPPTEAGNDSLLSQAASSFTALPAVASNVFSTFSKRIYAGSRETSEEPKLDIQPSYIQQASYVQPVAPVPAPFYAAPPAAANEVVAPEPPKFYAPTEVPPPNVGVPAPPPTSGNPNTYRFTARKKLYAPIPGLSEQSGQPAQQPQVPQAPQAAPSFQTPPYPPQLTYAANPAPFDISAQPAAIPAEERKSGGGLFSLTSLVPTGVLQNITGIVQSATGRSSEPEHTNVQQAGGYLDITTASAPAPSTNLFGGPNSTFPPGGNYFVPGAPPSLPSTGVVGPPSVGNFFAPAAPLPVAQTAAPPAVGAFFTSAAPSVTPSVFTPGTVPPLAPQPFQSATVNQSALPPNNPPTASAVGELFVPAPTTIAQGTSPAVPFVDTQAVPTIPLTVPPGNPPPTSTLGGFFTTGEVAPVVAPFGTQASPATQSAGFFNPGEVRPNVPLAEPVPTIPITSSGVPPIGLFPPAPAQPGVQTASNPNPLPGAAAPPPAAGQASYRLQKGTRLYKSPLTPQETATSSGFAAPLPPTSVTPAIFNPFGAPAPGSFNSVGHLEGQSSQGVPFFTPPVQNPPGQVAAPTVAVPQSAPIAPPPGTSSTSVAPPLTASIANPPPTSGFASVPLFAAPTISSTPIPFFNPQPTGAEVTTGLSQQENEATASTTLEGLVQGPAPTLSASQFFDTPLPTGTQPENQVASVSSERENLVQEPISNQGIPFFAPPQTNIFTPQLQQEFIAPAEDSKRSEIQEEFLSAPPQESNLSTELREDTHTGPPVIEPVLEETPASSSESSVPPASKVDQEDIVYPEPSAPVEQEIPLFVPVPGLPGLSQDIPLYPPPPTGSTTASSIFAAPPVASSAPLFVPVPGPPSVSSLFSPSQVDSTSSLFAPPPTSANTTILTPAPDTTSTLFANNIPTTTPSIPDIVPTTSAELVDAPPGFQGSSDDTATNLFQGNTETQTVFSPFAQTKATPLVQETKPELVPPPIGFFAPKSESEVLSQPPLAPSPLQSFFSTAPETATTTDFNFFGSPAPGSVFPDLPVQQGIAPPPLALESPPQNSVSNIATSAIGFDLLNQTQQASSLVENSNQNSSVNSFDGYFGGPSASAAQTFANETTNALVAPAINCDPVNFFDQVPQTQSQIQQANEDQRIQNFFNNPPLQDQPAVPGELKYDIVHSGVAVKQLQERSQTPVSNLVEPPSSACSEFSTLAPAPTQTDRQSGDDLLQQHLGELPEDILRELRMASASSEKGQVATPPVAIPYSPVVAHWFYKRSVDTKFIWTPFSHYDSALLETSLNLDDSTLIIPVEGGRYDVNIKERTKTPVYWEGKAIEVRRCSWFYKGVDSKYVPYTEDTAALLEAEYKRSAETGEWHQKIMLANGEQVVFHGPTVIVHFLPQQNADTWGASTQGSMRPRVVKRDLDDFTIEQGESQRVDHLLFMVHGIGSACDLKMRSVEEVVDDFRVIAQQLVQSHYKNSTDMGLVGRVEVLPISWHGHLHSEELGIDEKLKSITLESIPRLRNFTNDTLLDVLFYTSPKYCQKIMNTVADALNDVYLKYRMRHPEFNGGVSLAGHSLGSLILFDLLCHQEPLKESEEENKENPDQLPQKQSSQKVQLPTSDPLPKQVSYAMGPEGTGQPVITYTQLIFHPKKFFALGSPIGMFVTIRGIDKLGLDFHLPTCPGFYNIFHPFDPVAYRIEALVNPDMNGIRPVLIPHHKGRKRMHLELKETMTRVGADIKQRFMDTFKTTLDSVNFLTTVTKVKKEAEESLEKETSQTSSQAFQKQTEDQDESSVASSSCKLRNRTDSNSTTASDPEFIELDFPLGKLNDSKRVDYVLQEAPLEFINEYIFALSSHVCYWGSEDTILFVMKEIYASLGISTDSQVPQSSMTIERPVSHESSVSHSLLPM; encoded by the exons ATGTCGGAAAGATCGAAAGGTGACGTGTCCGCTCGCGTAAACAACAACGCAAACCAGACGCGTGTCGTTAAAAATCCGCTTCTGAGCGCCTCCGTGACCGGCCTGAGTTTCGACGACTTCCCCAACAAGCCGCAGCTCCTGCCAGCCGCCCCGCCCGTGGTCCATGCCACGCCTCCAGCGGCGCCCGTCCTCATCGCTGGCATCTTGAATCGCG AACCGAAATCATTGGTCACCGTTGGTCAGCCATCGAGCATTGACGATAGCGAGGCGCTCGACGAGATTAACTTGAATACCAGCAGCGAGGATTCCGTTGGCGCAGGTGGATCGAGTCCATATCTAGGAGCAGGCGATCAAAACGCCAATCCTCTGTTGGAACCACCAACGGAAGCTGGAAACGATTCGTTGCTGAGCCAGGCGGCCTCCTCCTTTACTGCCCTGCCTGCGGTGGCATCCAATGTGTTTTCCACCTTCTCGAAGCGGATCTACGCCGGCAGCAGGGAGACCTCGGAGGAGCCCAAACTAGACATACAGCCCTCTTACATTCAGCAGGCCAGCTACGTTCAGCCAGTAGCTCCAGTGCCAGCTCCCTTTTATGCAGCACCGCCAGCGGCCGCAAACGAAGTGGTCGCCCCCGAACCACCCAAGTTCTACGCACCTACTGAGGTTCCGCCACCGAATGTAGGAGTCCCTGCACCACCGCCTACATCGGGAAATCCAAACACATACAGATTCACCGCCAGGAAGAAGCTATACGCTCCCATTCCTGGATTATCCGAGCAGTCCGGACAACCTGCACAACAGCCACAGGTTCCTCAGGCTCCCCAAGCGGCTCCATCATTCCAGACGCCACCATATCCACCACAGCTAACGTACGCAGCAAACCCTGCTCCCTTTGACATATCAGCGCAGCCAGCTGCAATTCCCGCAGAGGAACGCAAATCTGGTGGAGGACTCTTCTCTTTGACCAGTCTCGTGCCCACAGGAGTGCTTCAAAATATCACAGGAATTGTTCAATCAGCCACTGGGCGAAGCAGTGAACCAGAACACACTAACGTCCAGCAAGCAGGAGGCTACCTAGACATTAcaacagcatcagcaccaGCTCCATCGACCAACTTATTTGGTGGACCGAATTCAACCTTTCCGCCGGGAGGAAATTATTTCGTACCGGGAGCACCTCCATCATTACCCTCAACAGGGGTAGTAGGCCCCCCTTCGGTCGGAAACTTCTTCGCGCCGGCTGCTCCATTGCCAGTAGCACAAACAGCTGCTCCACCAGCTGTCGGAGCCTTCTTCACATCTGCTGCCCCAAGTGTTACGCCTTCAGTTTTTACTCCAGGAACAGTTCCACCTCTTGCACCGCAGCCTTTTCAGTCAGCAACTGTAAACCAATCTGCATTGCCACCAAACAATCCGCCGACCGCATCTGCAGTAGGAGAACTCTTTGTTCCAGCACCAACGACAATCGCCCAAGGAACTTCACCTGCAGTTCCATTTGTTGACACACAAGCTGTTCCAACAATACCTTTAACAGTTCCACCAGGCAATCCTCCTCCAACATCGACACTTGGAGGATTCTTTACCACAGGTGAAGTTGCACCTGTTGTTGCGCCATTTGGAACACAAGCGTCACCAGCAACACAATCTGCAGGATTCTTTAATCCAGGAGAAGTTCGTCCTAATGTCCCGTTAGCCGAACCTGTTCCAACTATACCGATTACATCATCAGGTGTTCCACCTATAGGATTATTTCCTCCAGCACCGGCACAGCCTGGTGTCCAAACTGCTTCAAATCCGAATCCCTTGCCAGGAGCAGCTGCACCGCCACCAGCCGCTGGGCAAGCTTCATATCGTCTCCAGAAGGGAACTCGTCTTTACAAGAGTCCATTGACGCCCCAGGAAACCGCAACATCTTCGGGATTCGCCGCTCCTCTGCCCCCCACATCTGTAACTCCAGCAATTTTTAATCCATTCGGAGCACCGGCACCAGGATCTTTCAATTCAGTAGGCCATCTAGAGGGTCAATCCAGCCAAGGAGTTCCTTTCTTTACGCCGCCAGTGCAGAATCCACCAGGACAAGTAGCGGCTCCAACTGTTGCTGTTCCGCAATCAGCACCTATTGCCCCTCCACCAGGGACATCAAGCACAAGTGTTGCTCCTCCGCTAACAGCATCTATAGCCAATCCTCCTCCAACATCTGGCTTTGCAAGTGTACCCCTCTTCGCTGCACCAACAATATCCTCAACGCCTATTCCTTTCTTCAATCCTCAACCAACAGGAGCAGAAGTAACAACTGGTTTGAGCCAACAGGAAAACGAAGCTACAGCATCGACAACTTTGGAAGGTCTAGTGCAAGGACCTGCTCCAACACTCTCTGCAAGTCAATTCTTTGATACGCCCTTGCCAACAGGAACCCAACCGGAGAATCAAGTAGCAAGTGTTTCCTCGGAAAGAGAAAATCTTGTACAGGAGCCAATATCGAACCAAGGAATTCCATTCTTTGCGCCGCCGCAAACGAATATTTTTACACCACAGCTTCAGCAAGAGTTCATAGCACCAGCAGAGGATTCCAAGCGATCCGAGATTCAAGAAGAATTCTTATCAGCACCACCACAAGAATCTAATCTATCAACCGAACTTAGAGAAGATACACACACTGGTCCACCCGTAATCGAACCCGTTTTGGAAGAAACCCCAGCAAGTAGCTCGGAATCGAGTGTTCCGCCCGCAAGTAAGGTAGATCAAGAAGATATAGTCTACCCAGAACCATCTGCGCCGGTGGAACAAGAGATTCCATTATTCGTTCCAGTGCCAGGTTTGCCGGGACTAAGTCAGGACATACCACTAtatccaccaccaccaactgGTTCCACCACTGCCAGCTCGATTTTTGCTGCGCCACCAGTGGCTTCAAGTGCTCCACTTTTTGTTCCTGTTCCTGGTCCTCCGTCGGTTTCATCGTTATTTTCCCCCTCTCAAGTGGATTCTACTTCTTCGTTATTTGCTCCGCCACCAACATCTGCAAATACAACAATACTAACACCGGCTCCGGATACGACTTCTACGTTGTTTGCCAACAACataccaacaacaacaccatcCATACCAGATATAGTTCCAACTACATCGGCTGAGCTGGTTGACGCACCTCCTGGTTTCCAGGGATCATCAGACGACACCGCAACCAATCTATTTCAGGGAAACACCGAAACCCAAACAGTTTTTAGTCCATTTGCACAAACTAAGGCTACACCTTTGGTTCAGGAAACAAAACCCGAATTGGTTCCACCTCCAATTGGATTCTTTGCGCCGAAAAGCGAGTCGGAAGTTCTTAGCCAGCCACCACTTGCTCCCTCGCCACTGCAAAGCTTCTTCAGCACAGCAccagaaacagcaacaaccaccGACTTCAATTTCTTCGGAAGCCCAGCACCCGGCAGCGTGTTTCCTGATTTGCCAGTGCAGCAGGGAATCGCACCGCCACCATTGGCACTTGAGTCACCGCCACAGAATAGTGTGTCCAATATAGCCACATCTGCTATAGGATTCGATTTGTTAAACCAGACTCAGCAAGCTTCAAGTTTAGTCGAAAACTCAAATCAAAATTCAAGTGTCAACTCTTTCGACGGCTATTTTGGTGGTCCTAGTGCATCTGCGGCACAAACATTCGCAAACGAGACAACTAATGCACTTGTTGCTCCAGCTATAAACTGCGATCCCGTCAATTTCTTCGATCAGGTTCCTCAAACCCAGTCGCAAATCCAGCAAGCAAACGAGGATCAGCGCATTCAGAACTTCTTCAACAATCCACCGTTGCAGGATCAACCCGCTGTACCAGGTGAACTCAAATACGACATTGTCCACAGCGGAGTGGCTGTTAAGCAGCTGCAAGAGCGCTCACAGACGCCCGTTTCAAATCTTGTCGAGCCACCTTCGTCTGCCTGTTCGGAATTCTCGACCCTTGCTCCAGCACCAACACAAACCGATCGCCAATCGGGCGACGATCTACTCCAACAGCATCTGGGCGAATTGCCCGAGGATATCCTCAGAGAGCTTAGAATGGCAAGTGCCAGCAGCGAAAAGGGCCAGGTGGCGACGCCTCCCGTGGCTATA CCTTACTCACCAGTGGTGGCCCATTGGTTCTACAAGCGCAGCGTGGACACAAAGTTCATCTGGACACCATTCAGCCACTATGATTCGGCCTTGTTAGAAACCAGCCTAAATCTTG ACGATTCCACATTGATTATTCCCGTTGAGGGTGGCCGCTACGATGTAAACATCAAGGAACGTACCAAGACTCCCGTTTACTGGGAGGGAAAGGCCATCGAAGTGCGACGCTGCTCCTGGTTCTACAAGGGAGTTGACTCCAAGTATGTTCCATACACCGAGGATACGGCTGCACTACTTGAAGCGGAATACAAGCGATCTGCGGAGACTGGTGAATGGCATCAGAAGATTATGCTGGCCAATGGCGAACAGGTGGTCTTCCACGGACCTACAGTCATCGTTCACTTCCTGCCGCAACAGAATGCAGACACTTGGGGAGCCAGCACACAGGGTTCCATGCGTCCGAGAGTTGTCAAGAGGGATCTGGATGATTTCACCATCGAGCAAGGCGAATCGCAGCGAGTCGATCACCTGCTTTTCATGGTCCATGGCATTGGCTCAGCCTGCGATTTGAAAATGCGTTCCGTGGAGGAAGTGG TGGATGACTTCCGGGTTATTGCCCAGCAACTAGTTCAGTCGCACTACAAAAACTCAACAGATATGGGCCTGGTGGGTCGCGTTGAAGTTTTGCCCATCTCGTGGCACGGACACCTGCACTCCGAGGAGTTAGGCATCGACGAAAAGCTGAAATCCATCACTTTGGAGTCTATTCCTCGCTTGCGAAACTTCACCAATGACACGCTGCTCGACGTGCTGTTCTACACCAGTCCGAAATACTGTCAAAAGATCATGAACACGGTGGCAGATGCGCTTAACGATGTCTACCTGAAGTACCGAATGCGGCACCCTGAATTCAATGGGGGAGTTTCGCTGGCAGGTCACAGTCTCGGCTCCCTAATCCTATTCGATTTATTGTGCCATCAGGAACCGCTCAAGGAAAGCGAGGAAGAGAATAAA GAGAATCCCGACCAACTTCCCCAAAAGCAATCGAGTCAAAAGGTACAGCTTCCAACCAGCGATCCTTTGCCGAAACAAGTCAGCTATGCGATGGGTCCGGAGGGCACGGGACAGCCCGTGATTACATATACACAGCTGATATTCCACCCCAAAAAATTCTTTGCTCTGGGCTCACCCATCGGAATGTTTGTAACCATCAGGGGGATTGATAAGCTTGGTCTCGACTTTCACCTGCCCACGTGTCCGGGTTTCTACAACATATTCCATCCCTTCGATCCGGTAGCCTATCGGATCGAGGCGCTTGTCAATCCGGACATGAACGGCATTCGACCGGTGTTAATTCCCCATCACAAGGGACGAAAACGAATGCACCTGGAGCTGAAGGAGACGATGACACGTGTGGGTGCGGACATCAAGCAGCGATTTATGGACACATTCAAGACCACGCTGGACAGCGTAAACTTTTTGACCACGGTAACGAAGGTTAAGAAGGAAGCGGAGGAGTCGCTGGAGAAGGAGACAAGCCAGACTTCATCGCAAGCTTTTCAAAAGCAAACCGAGGATCAGGACGAGAGTTCAGTTGCCAGTTCATCTTGCAAACTACGAAATCGCACCGATTCCAATTCGACGACGGCTTCTGACCCTGAGTTTATAGAACTTGATTTCCCACTGGGTAAGCTGAACGACTCAAAACGTGTGGACTACGTGCTTCAGGAAGCTCCACTAGAATTCATCAACGAATATATTTTCGCCCTGAGCAGCCATGTGTGCTACTG GGGCTCCGAAGATACGATCCTTTTCGTGATGAAGGAGATTTATGCCAGCCTGGGAATCAGCACAGACAGCCAGGTGCCGCAGTCCTCAATGACCATCGAGCGACCCGTTTCGCATGAGAGCAGTGTTAGCCACTCGCTGTTGCCGATGTGA